In Lysobacter sp. FW306-1B-D06B, the sequence CGATCGAAGCCGCCCACGGCCCGCAGCGCGCACTGCGCCTGCCGCAAGTCAAATTCCTGCAGCCGCTGCTGCCCGGCGAGGTGGCGTCGATCGAACTCGAGGGCCAGCCACCGCGCTGGCGTTTCCGCGTATTGCGCGCAACCACGCTGCTGGCCAGCGGCGAAATCGTCGCCATGGACGCGCAGGCCGTCGCATGAACGCGCACTGGAAACAACGTCCGGAAGGCGGCGGCATGTTCGCGCTGTGGGTGATCCGCGGCATCGCGCGCCACGGTGGACGCGCGGTCGCGCGCGCCTGCCTGTATCCGATCACGCTCTACTTCCTGATCGTGCGCGGCCCCGAGCGCCAGGCCTCGCTGGCCTACCTGGCGCGGGTGCTCGATCGCAGGCCGACGCTGTGGGACGCGGCCCGCCACATCCACACGTTCGCTGCGACCATCCTGGACCGCGTGTTCCTGCTCAGCGGGCAGCTGGCGCGTTTCGACATCCAGACCGTCGGCCTGCCGGCGCTGGCCGCGCGCGTGGACCGCGGCGAAGGCGTGCTGATCTTCGGCTCCCACCACGGCAGCTTCGACGCCCTGCGCGTGCTGGCGCTCACGCGCCCGGCGCTGCGCGTGCGCATCGTGCTGGACGTCGCCCACAACCAGGCCATCACGCGCCTGCTGGGCGCGCTCAATCCGCAGCTCGCGCGCGATGTCATCGATGCGGGGCAGGACGGCGTGTCGATCGTGCTGGCGATCCAGGAAGCGCTGGCGAACGGCGAGCTCGTCGCGCTGCTGGTCGATCGCGCCGAACCGGGCGACGCGACCGCGCCTGCGTCGTTCCTCGGGCACGAGGCGTCGTTCCCCACCGCGCCGTGGTCGCTGGCGGCCACGCTGAAGGTGCCGGTGATGCTGGCGTTCGGCCTGTACCGTGGCGACAACCGCTACGAGCTGGTGTTCGAGGAATTCAGCGAACGGCTGGACATCCCGCGCCAGCATCGCCGCGAACAACTCGCCGCGCTGGTGCGCGGCTATGCCGCGAGGTTGCAGCACCATGTGCGCCGCGCGCCCTACAACTGGTTCAACTTCTACGACTTCTGGCATGGCAACGACGCGGCGGACGACCCCGGCACTTCACTTCCGCACCTGGGCGATGCGGCTGACGCCGGCGTTGCTGCTGGCGAGCGCCGCGACCTGCGCCGCGCCGGCTGAACCCTCGGCCGAATCGTCGGCGGAGCCGGGCTGGATCCTGGCGAAGATCGCGCGGCCGGCGCCCGCCCGCACGCCCTTCGTCGAGGTGCGCGGCTCGAAGCTGCTGAAGACGCCATTGCGCCTCACCGGCGAGTACGTGCGTCCCGACGCGGACACGCTCGTGCGCGATGTGCGCACTCCGTACGCGGAAACCACGACGCTGCGCGCGGGTGAGGCGGTGATCCAGCGCGCCGGGCAATCGCCGCGCCGCTTCTCGCTGTCGCGCGTGCCCGAGCTGGCCGGCCTGCAGAACGGCTTCGGCGCGCTGCTCGGCGGCGACCGCACCGCGCTGGAAGCCCATTACCGATTGCAGGCCGACGGCACCCGCCAGCGCTGGACGATGACGATGACGCCCAGGGACGCGGCGATGGCGGCGAAGCTGCAGGCGATCGTGCTGTACGGACGCGGCGCAGAACTTCGCTGCATCGAGACGCGCCCGGTGGGCAACGTCGAAGCGCAACGCACGCTGCTGGCCGGCGCCGCGCAGGACGCGGCGAAGGTGCAGGACAGCGCAGCGCTCGCCACGCTGTGCCACGGCGCGGGCGCGCAATGAACGAACGTCCGATGAGCGCCACGCGCCGGCTCGCGCTCGCGCTGCTGTGGCTGGCGGTGCTCGCGCTGCTGGGCGCGCTGATCGCGCCGCGCGTGCAGTTGAGCGGCGACCTGCGCAAGTTCATGCCCGCGCCGCAGACGCCCGCGCAGAAGCTGCTGATCGACGAACTGGGCGAAGGCCCGGGCTCGCGGCTGCTGCTGGTCGCCCTGTCCGGTGACGCGCCACAGACGCTCGCGGCGCAGTCGCAGGCCATGCGCGAACGCCTGCTTGCCCCCCCGCGCGGCGCGGCGACGACGCCGTTCAAGCTGGTCGCCAACGGCGCCGACGTCGGGCTCGATGCGATCCCGGCGCACCTGCGTCCGTACCGCTACCTGCTGTCTTCCACGCTGGACATGCAGCGTCTGGATGCCGCGTTCCTGCGCGCTGAACTCGATGCGCGCCTGCAGGATCTTGGCTCGCCCGCCGCGGCGATGATCGAGCCCTTGCTGCCGTCCGATCCGACGCTGGAAACGCTGAAGCTCGTCGAGGCCTGGCAACCGGCGAATGCGCCGCAGCGCCTGCACGGCGTGTGGTTCGACCGCGCCGGCCGCGAAGCACTGCTCGCCATCGAAACGCATGCCGCCGGCTTCGATCCCGAAGGCCAGCAGGCGGCGGTGGACGCCATCCACGCCGCGTTCGACGCGGTGCGCGGCGATACGAAGACGCGGCTGACGTTGACGGGGCCGGGCGCATTCTCGGTCGAGATCGGCGGGCGCACAGCGCGCGAAGCCAGCCTGATCGGCACCATCGATTCGCTCGTATTCGTGCTGCTGCTGTGGATCGCGTACCGCAGCTGGAAGGCGCCGTTGCTCGGCGGCCTGCCGCTGGCGAGCGCGGGGCTGGCGGGACTGGGTGCGGTGGCGCTCGCCTTCGACGGCGTGCACGGCATCACCGTCGCGTTCGGCTTCACGCTGATCGGCGTGGTGCAGGACTATCCGATCCACCTCTTCAGCCACCAGCGCGCGGGCATGTCGCCGTGGGCGAGTGCGCGCGCCTTGTGGCCGACGCTCGGC encodes:
- a CDS encoding acyltransferase codes for the protein MNAHWKQRPEGGGMFALWVIRGIARHGGRAVARACLYPITLYFLIVRGPERQASLAYLARVLDRRPTLWDAARHIHTFAATILDRVFLLSGQLARFDIQTVGLPALAARVDRGEGVLIFGSHHGSFDALRVLALTRPALRVRIVLDVAHNQAITRLLGALNPQLARDVIDAGQDGVSIVLAIQEALANGELVALLVDRAEPGDATAPASFLGHEASFPTAPWSLAATLKVPVMLAFGLYRGDNRYELVFEEFSERLDIPRQHRREQLAALVRGYAARLQHHVRRAPYNWFNFYDFWHGNDAADDPGTSLPHLGDAADAGVAAGERRDLRRAG
- a CDS encoding LolA-related protein, giving the protein MRLTPALLLASAATCAAPAEPSAESSAEPGWILAKIARPAPARTPFVEVRGSKLLKTPLRLTGEYVRPDADTLVRDVRTPYAETTTLRAGEAVIQRAGQSPRRFSLSRVPELAGLQNGFGALLGGDRTALEAHYRLQADGTRQRWTMTMTPRDAAMAAKLQAIVLYGRGAELRCIETRPVGNVEAQRTLLAGAAQDAAKVQDSAALATLCHGAGAQ